From the Theobroma cacao cultivar B97-61/B2 chromosome 2, Criollo_cocoa_genome_V2, whole genome shotgun sequence genome, one window contains:
- the LOC18609384 gene encoding cyclin-D1-1 isoform X1: MSVSCSDCFTDLLCCEDSDEIFSGESPECSSELDSPASFIEESSIAGFIEDERNFVPGFDYLARFQSQSLDASAREESVAWILKVQAYYNFQPLTAYLSVNYLDRFLYSRRLPQTSGWQLQLLSVACLSLAAKMEEPLVPSLLDLQVEGAKYIFEPKTIRRMELLVLTVLDWRLRSVTPFSFIAFFACKLDRTGTFIGFLISRATDIILSNIKEASFLEYWPSSIAAAAILCAANEIPNLSLVNPEHAESWCDGLSKEKILSCYRLMQELVLDNARRKAPKILPQLRVTIRGRMRSSSSMDCGDRKLDTRTQFFISTINSPLHFYFLASFFFFHCKNVITLLLLSLEHISICKNH, encoded by the exons ATGTCGGTATCGTGTTCCGATTGCTTCACGGACTTACTCTGCTGCGAGGATTCCGACGAGATATTCTCCGGCGAGTCCCCGGAATGCTCGTCGGAGCTGGACTCTCCGGCGTCGTTCATCGAGGAATCCTCCATCGCTGGCTTTATTGAAGATGAAAGGAACTTCGTCCCCGGATTCGATTACCTGGCTCGGTTTCAGTCCCAGTCTCTTGACGCATCGGCTCGAGAAGAATCTGTTGCATGGATTCTCAAG GTGCAAGCATACTATAATTTCCAGCCTTTGACGGCGTATCTCTCCGTTAACTACCTGGATCGGTTTCTGTATTCCCGCCGCTTGCCG CAAACTAGTGGGTGGCAATTGCAACTTTTATCTGTTGCTTGCTTGTCGTTAGCGGCTAAGATGGAGGAACCTCTTGTTCCATCTCTCTTAGATCTTCAg GTAGAGGGTgccaaatatatttttgaaccAAAAACAATCCGCAGAATGGAGCTGCTTGTGCTCACGGTTTTGGATTGGAGGCTACGATCAGTAACGCCATTCAGTTTCATTGCTTTCTTTGCTTGCAAGCTCGATCGAACAGGAACTTTTATCGGGTTTCTGATCTCAAGGGCAACGGACATCATTTTATCCAATATCAAAG AGGCCAGCTTTCTAGAGTATTGGCCGTCAAGCATTGCTGCTGCAGCGATACTATGTGCAGCCAATGAAATTCCAAACTTGTCTCTTGTTAATCCTGAACATGCTGAGTCATGGTGTGATGGACTAAGCAAA GAGAAAATCCTTAGCTGCTACCGGTTAATGCAAGAACTTGTGCTTGACAATGCCAGGAGGAAAGCACCAAAGATCTTACCACAGCTTCGGGTAACAATCAGGGGCAGAATGAGATCCA GTTCCTCCATGGACTGCGGTGACAGGAAACTCGATACGCGGACACAATTCTTCATCAGTACAATTAACTCTCCCTTGCATTTCTACTTCttagcttcttttttttttttccattgtaAGAATGTAATTACACTTCTACTTCTTAGCTTGGAACATATATCAATCTGTAAGAACCACTAG
- the LOC18609384 gene encoding cyclin-D1-1 isoform X2: MSVSCSDCFTDLLCCEDSDEIFSGESPECSSELDSPASFIEESSIAGFIEDERNFVPGFDYLARFQSQSLDASAREESVAWILKVQAYYNFQPLTAYLSVNYLDRFLYSRRLPQTSGWQLQLLSVACLSLAAKMEEPLVPSLLDLQVEGAKYIFEPKTIRRMELLVLTVLDWRLRSVTPFSFIAFFACKLDRTGTFIGFLISRATDIILSNIKEASFLEYWPSSIAAAAILCAANEIPNLSLVNPEHAESWCDGLSKEKILSCYRLMQELVLDNARRKAPKILPQLRVTIRGRMRSSESSSSSSSSPSYKRRKLNSCLWVDDDKGNSE, translated from the exons ATGTCGGTATCGTGTTCCGATTGCTTCACGGACTTACTCTGCTGCGAGGATTCCGACGAGATATTCTCCGGCGAGTCCCCGGAATGCTCGTCGGAGCTGGACTCTCCGGCGTCGTTCATCGAGGAATCCTCCATCGCTGGCTTTATTGAAGATGAAAGGAACTTCGTCCCCGGATTCGATTACCTGGCTCGGTTTCAGTCCCAGTCTCTTGACGCATCGGCTCGAGAAGAATCTGTTGCATGGATTCTCAAG GTGCAAGCATACTATAATTTCCAGCCTTTGACGGCGTATCTCTCCGTTAACTACCTGGATCGGTTTCTGTATTCCCGCCGCTTGCCG CAAACTAGTGGGTGGCAATTGCAACTTTTATCTGTTGCTTGCTTGTCGTTAGCGGCTAAGATGGAGGAACCTCTTGTTCCATCTCTCTTAGATCTTCAg GTAGAGGGTgccaaatatatttttgaaccAAAAACAATCCGCAGAATGGAGCTGCTTGTGCTCACGGTTTTGGATTGGAGGCTACGATCAGTAACGCCATTCAGTTTCATTGCTTTCTTTGCTTGCAAGCTCGATCGAACAGGAACTTTTATCGGGTTTCTGATCTCAAGGGCAACGGACATCATTTTATCCAATATCAAAG AGGCCAGCTTTCTAGAGTATTGGCCGTCAAGCATTGCTGCTGCAGCGATACTATGTGCAGCCAATGAAATTCCAAACTTGTCTCTTGTTAATCCTGAACATGCTGAGTCATGGTGTGATGGACTAAGCAAA GAGAAAATCCTTAGCTGCTACCGGTTAATGCAAGAACTTGTGCTTGACAATGCCAGGAGGAAAGCACCAAAGATCTTACCACAGCTTCGGGTAACAATCAGGGGCAGAATGAGATCCAGTGAGTCATCATCCTCATCTTCCTCATCACCTTCTtataaaaggagaaaattaAATAGCTGCTTGTGGGTAGATGATGACAAAGGAAACTCTGAGTAA
- the LOC18609384 gene encoding cyclin-D1-1 isoform X3, producing the protein MSVSCSDCFTDLLCCEDSDEIFSGESPECSSELDSPASFIEESSIAGFIEDERNFVPGFDYLARFQSQSLDASAREESVAWILKVQAYYNFQPLTAYLSVNYLDRFLYSRRLPQTSGWQLQLLSVACLSLAAKMEEPLVPSLLDLQVEGAKYIFEPKTIRRMELLVLTVLDWRLRSVTPFSFIAFFACKLDRTGTFIGFLISRATDIILSNIKEASFLEYWPSSIAAAAILCAANEIPNLSLVNPEHAESWCDGLSKEKILSCYRLMQELVLDNARRKAPKILPQLRVTIRGRMRSSLPLVLLRLYHGRKFL; encoded by the exons ATGTCGGTATCGTGTTCCGATTGCTTCACGGACTTACTCTGCTGCGAGGATTCCGACGAGATATTCTCCGGCGAGTCCCCGGAATGCTCGTCGGAGCTGGACTCTCCGGCGTCGTTCATCGAGGAATCCTCCATCGCTGGCTTTATTGAAGATGAAAGGAACTTCGTCCCCGGATTCGATTACCTGGCTCGGTTTCAGTCCCAGTCTCTTGACGCATCGGCTCGAGAAGAATCTGTTGCATGGATTCTCAAG GTGCAAGCATACTATAATTTCCAGCCTTTGACGGCGTATCTCTCCGTTAACTACCTGGATCGGTTTCTGTATTCCCGCCGCTTGCCG CAAACTAGTGGGTGGCAATTGCAACTTTTATCTGTTGCTTGCTTGTCGTTAGCGGCTAAGATGGAGGAACCTCTTGTTCCATCTCTCTTAGATCTTCAg GTAGAGGGTgccaaatatatttttgaaccAAAAACAATCCGCAGAATGGAGCTGCTTGTGCTCACGGTTTTGGATTGGAGGCTACGATCAGTAACGCCATTCAGTTTCATTGCTTTCTTTGCTTGCAAGCTCGATCGAACAGGAACTTTTATCGGGTTTCTGATCTCAAGGGCAACGGACATCATTTTATCCAATATCAAAG AGGCCAGCTTTCTAGAGTATTGGCCGTCAAGCATTGCTGCTGCAGCGATACTATGTGCAGCCAATGAAATTCCAAACTTGTCTCTTGTTAATCCTGAACATGCTGAGTCATGGTGTGATGGACTAAGCAAA GAGAAAATCCTTAGCTGCTACCGGTTAATGCAAGAACTTGTGCTTGACAATGCCAGGAGGAAAGCACCAAAGATCTTACCACAGCTTCGGGTAACAATCAGGGGCAGAATGAGATCCA GTTTGCCATTGGTTTTATTGCGACTGTATCAcggaagaaaatttttatga